One genomic window of Arachis stenosperma cultivar V10309 chromosome 10, arast.V10309.gnm1.PFL2, whole genome shotgun sequence includes the following:
- the LOC130957557 gene encoding uncharacterized protein LOC130957557: MQMHFPEAIIPIALIHNMMPDIISYAKAIIQTRPSGFLYERPDFRLFSLYLDIIIQNPILYVDDLNIQNLSLEVDDYGNMITDLIIEESMEDPNNIKMVPASKNAIESLEKVKLENNNHLAERCTICLTEFDYGDDAEQVSSMPCKHFIM; this comes from the exons ATGCAAATGCACTTCCCTGAGGCTATTATACCAATTGCCTTGATTCATAACATGATGCCAGATATTATATCCTACGCGAAAGCCATAATTCAAACTCGTCCTTCCGGATTCCTCTATGAAAGACCTGATTTTCGTTTGTTCAGTTTGTATCTGGACATTATTATCCAGAATCCTATATTGTACGTTGATGACTTGAATATCCAGAATTTGTCATTGGAAGTTGATGACTACGGCAACATGATCACCGACTTAATCATTGAAGAGTCCATGGAAGATCCTAATAATATTAAGATGGTTCCTGCATCAAAGAATGCCATTGAGTCTCTTGAGAAAGTGAAGCTTGAAAATAATAACCACCTAGCAGAGAGGTGCACTATTTGTCTAACTGAATTTGATTATGGTGATGATGCAGAACAAGTTTCATCAATGCCTTGTAAGCAT TTCATCATGTGA